The DNA region ATTCGCCATGTGTACCTCAGATACCCATATCTGCTGGGTGCTGTAGGTCATTAAGTTGGGCGTAGGTTGGGTAGAACGAAGTGACACCCAACCTACACACCGAATAAAGGTGAAAATGCATAAAACCGTCTTACCAAGATTGGAAAAACAATAATGCTACTGATAAAAAATGCTACTGCTGTACAGTTTCAGCCTGCTTCAGTGACCGAAGGGGTTGATATTCTGGTTGATGGCAACAAAATCGCCCAGGTCGGCAAAGGGATTGATCCGAAACAGGCGACAAAGGTGATTGATGCAGCTGGCCGTGTTGTTATGCCGGGCATCGTCTGCAGCCACAACCACTTTTACTCCGGACTCTCCCGGGGCGTGATGGCAGACATCAAACCCTGCCCTGACTTTGTCAGCACCCTGAAAAACCTGTGGTGGCGACTGGATCGCGGCATTGACGAAGAAATTCTGTACTACAGCGGCCTGATCTGCTCCCTTGAAGCCATCAAGTCCGGTAGCACCGCTGTTATTGATCATCACGCCTCACCAGCCTTTATCAAAGGTTCACTGAATACTCTGCGCAAAGGTTTCATGAAAGCCGGCCTCCGGGGCATGACCTGTTTTGAAACCACCGACCGCAATTTCGGCATGAAGGAACTGGAAGACGGTGTTCAGGAAAACATCGACTTTGCCAACCTGATTGACAGCGCCAAAGCGACAGCCGACGAGCCTTATCTTGTAGAAGCCCATATTGGTGCTCATGCGCCGTTTACCGTACCCAATGACGGGCTGGGACTGCTGGCTGACGCGGTTAAAGAAACCGGGCGCGGGTTGCATATTCATGTGGCTGAAGATAAATACGACAGTACATGGAGTCGTCACCATTACGGGCAGGAGCTGCTTCAGCGTCTGGATTCCTTCGGGTTGCTGAATGAAAAATCCCTGATTGCCCACGGCACTTACCTGACCG from Endozoicomonas sp. NE40 includes:
- the ssnA gene encoding putative aminohydrolase SsnA, with translation MLLIKNATAVQFQPASVTEGVDILVDGNKIAQVGKGIDPKQATKVIDAAGRVVMPGIVCSHNHFYSGLSRGVMADIKPCPDFVSTLKNLWWRLDRGIDEEILYYSGLICSLEAIKSGSTAVIDHHASPAFIKGSLNTLRKGFMKAGLRGMTCFETTDRNFGMKELEDGVQENIDFANLIDSAKATADEPYLVEAHIGAHAPFTVPNDGLGLLADAVKETGRGLHIHVAEDKYDSTWSRHHYGQELLQRLDSFGLLNEKSLIAHGTYLTDADIELLNHRDGFLVHNPRSNMNNNVGYNTQLDKFKNVALGTDGIGSDMLEEMKFAFFKHRDAGGPLWPDSFLNFLNNGNRLLERNFGGQFGRLEPGYQADLVIHDYISPTPFIGDNLPGHLAFGMGSNGVRTVVVDGAVVYEDREFPFDIEGIYAEARTAATRLWKNMDNLD